In Croceicoccus sp. Ery15, a genomic segment contains:
- a CDS encoding DUF1192 domain-containing protein, with protein MFDDDRPRPSGQNGELAAKLASENLDPLSQDELKERINLLELEIIRTRSHMDRADKHRLAAEALFGSPEKPPA; from the coding sequence ATGTTCGACGATGATCGCCCCCGGCCTTCCGGCCAAAACGGCGAGCTTGCGGCCAAACTCGCAAGCGAGAACCTCGACCCGCTTTCGCAGGACGAGCTCAAGGAACGCATCAATCTGCTGGAGCTTGAGATCATCCGGACCCGATCCCATATGGATCGTGCGGACAAGCACCGCCTTGCTGCCGAAGCGCTTTTCGGTTCGCCGGAAAAGCCGCCAGCATGA
- a CDS encoding NAD(P)H-quinone oxidoreductase, translating to MTAIAITGKGGPEVLVPQDMPVPVPAADEVLLRVHAAGVNRPDVMQRAGLYPPPPGAPDTPGLEVAGEVVAVGDNVDPSLLGTRQCALVAGGGYAQFCVARADHCLPVPDDLPMEQAAALPETLFTVWSNVFERGLADEGEWLLVHGGTSGIGTMAIKLAILFGLKIIVTCGRAAKCDAALAMGAHHAVDYKSQDFVEEVKRITGGRGVDVVLDMISGDYVARNIACMADDARHVTIAVQGGVKAEIPMHKVLTKRLTLTGSTLRPRSDRFKAGLTEEIRREVWPFVESGQLRPAMDSTFPLERAADAHARMDQDHIGKIVLTV from the coding sequence ATGACCGCCATTGCCATCACCGGCAAAGGGGGACCCGAAGTACTCGTCCCGCAGGACATGCCTGTGCCGGTCCCCGCTGCGGACGAGGTTTTGCTGCGCGTCCACGCAGCGGGCGTGAACCGGCCCGATGTGATGCAGCGCGCAGGGCTCTATCCGCCGCCGCCCGGCGCGCCTGACACGCCGGGGCTTGAAGTGGCGGGCGAAGTGGTCGCGGTTGGCGACAATGTCGATCCGTCCTTGCTGGGCACGCGCCAGTGTGCATTGGTGGCGGGCGGCGGATATGCGCAATTTTGCGTGGCCAGGGCCGATCATTGCCTGCCCGTGCCCGATGACTTGCCGATGGAACAGGCCGCCGCGCTGCCCGAAACCCTGTTCACCGTTTGGAGCAATGTATTCGAACGCGGCCTTGCGGACGAGGGCGAATGGCTGCTGGTTCATGGCGGCACCAGCGGGATCGGCACCATGGCGATCAAGCTGGCAATCCTGTTCGGATTGAAGATCATCGTCACCTGCGGCCGTGCGGCCAAATGCGATGCGGCGCTGGCCATGGGCGCGCATCACGCCGTCGATTACAAGTCGCAGGACTTTGTCGAGGAAGTGAAGCGCATCACCGGCGGGCGCGGCGTCGATGTCGTGCTCGACATGATTTCGGGCGATTATGTTGCGCGCAATATCGCCTGCATGGCCGATGATGCGCGCCATGTGACGATCGCCGTGCAGGGCGGGGTGAAGGCCGAGATTCCGATGCACAAGGTGCTGACCAAGCGGCTGACGTTGACCGGTTCGACGCTGCGCCCCCGTTCCGACCGGTTCAAGGCGGGGCTGACCGAAGAGATCCGCCGTGAGGTATGGCCTTTCGTCGAGAGCGGGCAATTGCGCCCCGCGATGGATTCGACCTTTCCGCTGGAACGCGCTGCCGATGCCCATGCCCGCATGGATCAGGATCATATCGGCAAGATCGTGCTGACGGTATGA
- a CDS encoding glutathione S-transferase family protein: protein MPDPLILHEDPVSGNCYKIVLTAALLGIGLERRPYDITNGDTRTEAFLTQVDANGRIPVLQAGDRFLPESNAACFYLADGSQLVPDDRFARADMLRWMFFEQFQHEPNIATMRFWLHVLGEGNLSPQQRAMMETKREGGQAALALMDRHLSTRDWFVAGGNPTLADIALFAYTHVAHEGGLSLNDFGAIRAWIERMRALPRFTPMQG, encoded by the coding sequence CTGCCCGACCCCCTGATCCTGCACGAGGACCCTGTCAGCGGCAATTGCTACAAGATCGTGCTGACGGCGGCGTTGCTGGGCATCGGACTGGAACGCCGGCCCTATGACATCACCAATGGCGACACGCGGACGGAGGCTTTCCTGACGCAAGTCGACGCCAACGGGCGCATTCCGGTGTTGCAGGCGGGGGACCGGTTTCTGCCCGAAAGCAATGCGGCCTGTTTCTATTTGGCAGACGGGTCGCAGCTGGTTCCGGATGACCGCTTTGCCCGCGCCGATATGCTGCGCTGGATGTTTTTCGAACAATTTCAGCACGAACCCAATATCGCGACGATGCGGTTCTGGCTGCATGTTCTGGGCGAAGGGAACCTGTCACCGCAGCAGCGCGCCATGATGGAAACAAAGCGCGAAGGGGGGCAGGCGGCGCTCGCCTTGATGGACCGGCATCTTTCGACGCGCGACTGGTTCGTTGCGGGCGGAAATCCGACGCTCGCCGATATTGCGTTGTTCGCCTATACCCATGTCGCGCATGAAGGCGGCTTATCGCTGAACGACTTTGGCGCGATCCGCGCATGGATCGAACGGATGCGCGCCCTGCCCCGATTCACGCCAATGCAGGGATGA
- a CDS encoding DUF1013 domain-containing protein has translation MPHATASWLVDNTGLTFEQIAEFCGLHMLEVQAMADDLAGAKYTGRDPVRAGELTHEEIEKGQNDPSYALKIHKAPVQIQRTKGPRYTPVSKRQDKPDGIAWLLRNHPEISDAQIGKLIGTTRNTIGAIRERSHWNIQNINPKDPVTLGLCTQRELDAAVAKAAKNLPEGTQPVTDTRLVDDRQALIDELKKEREDAARAAVEAAQEAEAEAWLAARRAEGVPEE, from the coding sequence ATGCCGCACGCGACCGCCAGCTGGCTGGTTGACAATACCGGCCTTACCTTCGAACAGATTGCCGAATTCTGCGGCCTCCACATGTTGGAGGTTCAGGCCATGGCAGACGATCTGGCAGGCGCGAAATACACGGGCCGCGATCCCGTCCGCGCGGGCGAGCTGACGCACGAGGAAATCGAGAAGGGGCAGAACGACCCTTCCTATGCTCTTAAAATTCACAAGGCGCCGGTTCAGATCCAGCGTACCAAGGGCCCGCGCTATACGCCGGTGTCCAAGCGTCAGGACAAGCCCGACGGCATCGCATGGCTGCTGCGCAACCACCCCGAAATCTCGGACGCGCAAATCGGCAAGCTGATCGGCACCACGCGCAACACGATCGGCGCGATTCGCGAACGGTCGCACTGGAACATCCAGAACATCAATCCCAAGGATCCGGTGACCCTTGGCCTGTGCACCCAGCGCGAGCTGGACGCAGCGGTGGCCAAGGCGGCCAAGAACCTGCCCGAAGGGACGCAGCCCGTCACCGATACGCGCCTGGTCGATGACCGTCAGGCGCTGATCGACGAGCTGAAGAAGGAACGCGAAGACGCCGCCCGCGCCGCGGTGGAGGCTGCGCAGGAGGCCGAGGCCGAAGCATGGCTTGCCGCACGCCGTGCAGAGGGTGTGCCCGAGGAATAA
- a CDS encoding long-chain fatty acid--CoA ligase, protein MNAHNIRENLPPSEWPVSDGERLDLDGHYRHPGAWDSQFEPLSVPDMFARGVDLAGEKDVADFYGRRLSYRDAMHQARAIAAALQKTGIGKGDRVGLFLPNVPLYITAYYGIMIAGATAVNFSPLYTVEELAAQVADSGVTMLFTVNSSALLPTAIDVLDCSAVDQLVVGDLPAMLPWWMGLAMRLFKRKDITPLPSSPAIIPIERFIAGAGDPVPVTIDPERDIALLQYTGGTTGRPKGAMLSHQNLTANARQTLRIDAHRGERDIMIGVLPLFHVFANTVVLNRTVLDGGMIVMLPRFDAKQTLKALNRTQATSMPGVPTMYQALLDCPQVGTTDFTSLRVCISGGAPLPLPLKHKFEGVTGAHVVEGYGLTESSGVVSTNPFDGVDKERPGTIGQVLPGTSIRLLDKEDPTRLAPAGEPGELAIKGPQIMQGYWNRPEGNSVFQDGWLRTGDVATIDGDGFLTIVDRIKDMIAVGGFKVFPSQIEEVLLTRPGIREALVLGIPDDYLGEVPKAFVTLEPDCSDDADTLRTWVNSHVGKHERLAAVEIRDDLPKTMIGKLDRKALRAEIAEASE, encoded by the coding sequence ATGAACGCACATAATATACGGGAGAATTTGCCGCCATCCGAATGGCCCGTTTCGGATGGCGAACGGCTGGACCTTGATGGCCATTACCGCCACCCCGGCGCATGGGATTCGCAGTTCGAGCCGCTATCGGTACCCGACATGTTCGCACGCGGCGTGGATTTGGCGGGCGAAAAGGACGTCGCCGATTTCTATGGCCGGCGTCTGTCCTATCGCGATGCGATGCATCAGGCGCGGGCGATTGCGGCGGCGTTGCAGAAAACGGGCATCGGCAAGGGCGACCGTGTCGGATTGTTCCTGCCCAATGTCCCGCTCTATATAACGGCCTATTACGGCATCATGATCGCGGGCGCGACGGCCGTGAATTTCTCGCCGCTTTACACGGTTGAGGAACTGGCTGCGCAGGTCGCCGATTCGGGTGTGACCATGCTGTTCACCGTCAATTCCAGCGCGCTGTTGCCGACGGCGATCGACGTGCTGGATTGTTCCGCGGTCGACCAGCTGGTGGTGGGCGATCTGCCTGCGATGCTGCCGTGGTGGATGGGGCTGGCCATGCGGCTGTTCAAGCGCAAGGACATCACTCCCCTGCCCTCCAGTCCCGCGATCATCCCCATTGAACGCTTTATCGCGGGTGCCGGCGATCCCGTGCCTGTCACCATCGATCCCGAACGCGACATCGCCTTGCTGCAATATACCGGCGGCACCACCGGCAGGCCCAAGGGCGCGATGCTGTCGCACCAGAACCTGACCGCCAATGCGCGCCAGACCCTGCGGATCGATGCGCATCGGGGTGAACGCGACATCATGATCGGCGTGCTGCCGCTGTTCCATGTTTTTGCCAATACGGTGGTGCTGAACCGCACGGTGCTGGACGGCGGGATGATCGTGATGCTGCCGCGTTTCGACGCGAAACAGACGTTAAAGGCGTTGAATCGCACGCAGGCGACATCGATGCCCGGTGTGCCGACGATGTATCAGGCGCTGCTGGATTGCCCGCAGGTCGGGACGACCGATTTCACGTCGCTGCGCGTATGTATCTCGGGTGGCGCACCCCTGCCGCTGCCGTTGAAACACAAGTTTGAAGGCGTGACCGGCGCGCATGTGGTGGAAGGATACGGGCTGACCGAAAGTTCGGGCGTGGTATCGACCAATCCGTTCGACGGCGTGGACAAGGAACGCCCCGGCACGATCGGGCAGGTCCTGCCGGGCACCAGCATCCGCCTGCTGGACAAGGAAGACCCTACCCGCCTTGCCCCCGCGGGCGAGCCGGGAGAGCTGGCCATCAAGGGCCCGCAAATCATGCAGGGATACTGGAACCGGCCCGAGGGGAATTCGGTGTTTCAGGACGGCTGGCTGCGCACTGGCGACGTAGCCACCATCGATGGCGACGGATTTCTCACCATCGTCGACCGCATCAAGGACATGATCGCGGTGGGCGGGTTCAAAGTGTTTCCCAGCCAGATCGAGGAAGTGCTGTTGACCCGTCCGGGCATTCGCGAGGCGCTGGTGCTGGGCATTCCTGACGATTATCTGGGCGAAGTGCCCAAAGCGTTCGTCACGCTGGAACCCGATTGCAGCGACGATGCCGACACGCTTCGCACATGGGTAAACAGCCATGTCGGCAAGCACGAACGGCTGGCCGCGGTCGAAATCCGTGACGATCTGCCCAAGACGATGATCGGAAAGCTGGACCGCAAAGCACTGCGAGCCGAAATTGCAGAAGCGTCCGAATAG
- a CDS encoding polymer-forming cytoskeletal protein has translation MASSSFSVLGSDIKVTGNIHASEDLHIDGSVDGDIHCGSLVQGESSVVNGAIEAESARLAGTVDGSITAKTLVILKSAKITGDVHYDTLTIEQGASVEGKFARRAHGSAPAKTGVDADQEPKLSLAN, from the coding sequence ATGGCATCATCCAGCTTTTCCGTCCTTGGCTCCGACATCAAGGTTACCGGCAACATCCACGCCAGCGAAGATCTGCACATCGACGGCAGCGTCGATGGCGACATCCATTGCGGATCGCTGGTGCAGGGCGAATCAAGCGTCGTGAACGGCGCGATCGAGGCCGAGAGCGCGCGTCTTGCCGGAACGGTCGACGGTTCGATCACCGCCAAGACGCTGGTGATCCTGAAATCCGCCAAGATCACCGGCGATGTGCATTACGACACGCTTACCATCGAACAGGGAGCAAGTGTCGAGGGAAAGTTCGCCCGGCGCGCGCATGGCTCGGCGCCCGCTAAGACCGGCGTCGACGCCGACCAGGAGCCGAAACTCTCGCTTGCGAACTAG
- a CDS encoding M23 family metallopeptidase: MAQAAQSTLIARIKGWFPDREFIMRSQGQVRFVRISSSLQMKAAGGAAALAVVWSATMGVALVSEWKTRHDAAQLNARAAKIATAESRVSAYRDGLDEVADDLSRRQAFIEDMVEDHLGEMPQAGAVRGVQDSTDETRRTVEKVSAVLPEAAGLARLEARQLAFVEGLTRLADKRADDAAKAIRTLGLDPVSVARMNRNNAAMGGPFEEFRSGDDNLDPRFEKLANSLSRMAALERGLEGIPNVLPGRRDMISSPFGYRRDPFTGRAAMHAGLDFRGATGTPIRAAAKGRVSFVGRKGGYGNVVEIRHGNGVLTRYAHMSKFDARVGDKVDAGETIGRIGSTGRSTGPHLHFEVRINNRAVDPRPMLEKGASILGARRVLETGKTGQHTTAEH, from the coding sequence TTGGCGCAAGCTGCCCAAAGCACGCTTATCGCCCGGATCAAGGGCTGGTTCCCTGACCGCGAGTTCATCATGCGCTCGCAAGGTCAGGTGCGGTTCGTCCGGATATCCTCCTCGCTGCAGATGAAGGCAGCGGGCGGGGCGGCGGCGCTGGCCGTTGTCTGGTCGGCCACCATGGGTGTCGCGCTGGTTTCCGAATGGAAGACCCGCCACGATGCCGCCCAGCTGAATGCCCGCGCAGCCAAGATCGCCACCGCCGAAAGCCGCGTCAGCGCCTATCGCGACGGGCTGGACGAGGTTGCCGACGACCTTTCGCGCCGTCAGGCCTTTATCGAGGATATGGTCGAGGATCATCTGGGCGAAATGCCGCAGGCGGGCGCCGTTCGGGGCGTGCAGGATTCGACCGACGAAACGCGCCGCACCGTCGAAAAAGTCAGCGCCGTGCTGCCCGAGGCCGCGGGCCTTGCGCGGCTAGAGGCGCGGCAACTTGCCTTTGTCGAAGGGCTGACCCGCCTTGCCGACAAGCGCGCCGACGATGCGGCGAAGGCAATCCGCACGCTGGGTCTGGACCCTGTTTCGGTGGCGCGGATGAACCGGAATAACGCTGCCATGGGCGGCCCGTTCGAGGAATTCAGGTCGGGCGACGACAATCTCGACCCGCGCTTTGAAAAGCTGGCCAATTCGCTGTCGCGCATGGCCGCGCTGGAACGCGGGCTGGAAGGGATACCCAATGTCCTTCCCGGTCGCCGCGACATGATCTCTTCCCCCTTCGGCTATCGCCGCGATCCGTTCACCGGACGCGCAGCGATGCATGCAGGCCTCGACTTTCGCGGTGCAACGGGCACGCCGATCCGCGCCGCCGCCAAGGGCCGCGTCAGCTTTGTCGGGCGCAAGGGCGGATACGGCAATGTGGTGGAAATCCGCCACGGCAATGGCGTGCTGACCCGCTATGCCCATATGTCGAAATTCGACGCACGCGTGGGCGACAAGGTCGACGCGGGCGAAACCATTGGCCGGATCGGCAGCACGGGCCGTTCGACCGGCCCGCATCTGCACTTCGAAGTGCGTATCAATAATCGCGCGGTCGATCCGCGCCCCATGCTGGAAAAAGGCGCCAGCATTCTTGGAGCAAGACGTGTTCTCGAAACAGGAAAAACCGGCCAGCACACCACGGCCGAGCACTAA
- a CDS encoding glutamate-5-semialdehyde dehydrogenase, which produces MDTVIEKQTEAPLSAEDSAELVARLAARARAAQKVLAGMSDADKAAALRAAAAALRDHAGEILSANAKDIAAGKERGLSGAMLDRLKLDEDRLEGIAAAVENVADLPDPVGQVIDRSERPNGLQFARVRVPVGVIGIIYESRPNVTADAATLCVRAGNAAILRGGSEAVHSNRAINKALAEGLAKGGVPGGAVQLIPTQDRAAVGAMLKAAGLIDMIVPRGGKSLVARVQDEARVPVLAHLDGINHTFIHASADQAMAEDIALNAKLRRTGICGAMETLLIDKAYPHATSVVKKLLDADCEIRGDAAVQKLDPRVKPASDEDWDTEYLEAIASVAIVDGMDAALDHIAAHSSGHTDAIVASDADAIETFLNGVDSAIVMANASSQFADGGEFGLGAEIGIATGRLHARGPVALEGLTTYKWQVRGTGQTRP; this is translated from the coding sequence ATGGACACAGTGATCGAAAAGCAAACCGAAGCCCCCCTTTCCGCTGAAGACAGCGCCGAACTGGTCGCCCGCCTTGCCGCCAGGGCACGCGCTGCGCAAAAGGTGCTGGCAGGGATGAGCGATGCCGACAAGGCCGCCGCCCTGCGCGCTGCTGCCGCTGCCTTGCGCGACCATGCGGGCGAAATCCTGTCGGCCAATGCAAAGGACATTGCCGCCGGTAAGGAGCGCGGCCTGTCGGGCGCGATGCTCGACCGGTTGAAGCTGGACGAGGATCGTCTGGAAGGGATCGCCGCCGCGGTCGAAAACGTGGCCGACCTGCCCGATCCCGTCGGACAGGTGATCGACCGGTCCGAACGCCCCAACGGCCTGCAATTCGCACGCGTTCGCGTGCCGGTGGGCGTTATCGGCATCATCTATGAAAGCCGCCCCAATGTTACCGCCGATGCCGCCACGCTGTGCGTGCGCGCCGGCAATGCCGCGATCCTGCGCGGCGGGAGCGAGGCCGTGCATTCCAATCGCGCGATCAACAAGGCACTGGCCGAGGGTCTTGCCAAGGGCGGCGTCCCTGGAGGCGCGGTTCAACTGATCCCGACGCAGGACCGCGCTGCCGTTGGCGCCATGCTCAAGGCTGCGGGCTTGATCGACATGATCGTCCCGCGCGGCGGCAAATCGCTGGTCGCCCGAGTACAGGACGAAGCGCGCGTTCCCGTGCTGGCCCATCTGGACGGCATCAATCACACCTTCATCCACGCCAGCGCCGATCAGGCCATGGCCGAGGATATCGCGCTGAACGCCAAGCTGCGGCGCACCGGCATTTGCGGCGCGATGGAGACGCTGCTGATCGACAAGGCCTATCCCCATGCCACAAGCGTGGTGAAAAAGCTGCTCGACGCGGATTGCGAAATTCGCGGCGATGCGGCGGTGCAAAAGCTGGATCCGCGCGTGAAGCCCGCCAGCGACGAGGATTGGGACACCGAATATCTGGAAGCCATCGCCTCGGTCGCCATCGTCGATGGCATGGATGCGGCGCTGGATCACATTGCGGCGCATAGCTCGGGCCATACCGATGCGATCGTCGCCAGCGATGCAGACGCGATCGAGACTTTCCTGAACGGCGTCGATAGCGCCATCGTGATGGCCAATGCCTCAAGCCAGTTCGCCGATGGCGGCGAATTCGGGCTGGGCGCGGAAATCGGCATTGCCACCGGCAGGCTGCATGCGCGCGGCCCGGTCGCACTGGAAGGGCTGACGACATATAAATGGCAAGTGCGCGGGACGGGCCAGACCCGCCCGTAA
- a CDS encoding aldo/keto reductase produces MRYNRLGRTGLFVSELCLGTMTFGEGEGMFAQMGALGQSDVNPLVRAAVDAGVNFIDTANVYSAGKSEEAVGRAVRDLGLSRDDLVIATKALGPMGEGVNARGASRFHLLNQIDASLARLGMDHVDLYQIHGWDPSTPMEETLRALDTIVTSGRARYVGLSNWAAWQIARALGKTEQLGLAPLVSLQAYYSLAGRDLEHEVVPMLESEGVGLMVWSPLAGGFLSGKYRRGADAEGRRATFDFPPVDKDRAYDAVEVMDDIAAAHGATVPQIALAWLLAKPVVSSVIIGARKMHQLEDNLGACGVKLSADDMARLDASCAPAPQYPGWMIARQGEYRNGAFAGAPPSKDD; encoded by the coding sequence ATGCGCTATAACCGCCTTGGCCGCACCGGCCTGTTCGTGTCCGAACTCTGCCTCGGCACGATGACATTCGGTGAGGGTGAGGGGATGTTCGCCCAGATGGGTGCATTGGGCCAGTCGGACGTGAACCCGCTGGTCAGGGCGGCCGTCGATGCGGGCGTGAATTTCATCGACACCGCCAATGTCTATTCCGCCGGAAAGTCCGAAGAAGCCGTTGGCCGCGCCGTGCGCGATCTGGGCCTGTCGCGCGACGATCTGGTGATTGCGACCAAGGCGCTGGGGCCGATGGGCGAAGGCGTCAATGCGCGCGGTGCATCGCGTTTTCACTTGCTGAACCAGATCGATGCCAGCCTTGCGCGGCTGGGGATGGATCATGTCGATCTGTACCAGATTCACGGATGGGACCCGTCGACCCCGATGGAGGAAACGCTGCGCGCGCTCGACACCATCGTGACATCGGGCCGCGCCCGCTATGTCGGTTTGTCGAACTGGGCCGCGTGGCAGATCGCCCGCGCCTTGGGCAAGACCGAGCAGCTGGGCCTTGCCCCGCTGGTGTCGCTACAGGCCTATTATTCGCTGGCGGGCCGGGATCTGGAGCACGAGGTGGTCCCGATGCTGGAAAGCGAAGGTGTGGGTTTGATGGTCTGGTCGCCGCTGGCGGGCGGCTTCCTGTCGGGCAAATATCGCCGCGGTGCCGATGCCGAAGGCCGCCGCGCGACTTTCGATTTTCCGCCGGTGGACAAGGACCGTGCCTATGACGCGGTCGAGGTAATGGACGACATTGCCGCCGCCCATGGCGCGACGGTGCCGCAGATTGCGCTGGCATGGCTGCTGGCGAAACCGGTCGTCAGCAGCGTCATCATCGGTGCGCGCAAGATGCACCAGCTTGAAGATAATCTGGGTGCCTGCGGCGTGAAACTGAGCGCAGACGACATGGCGCGGCTGGATGCGTCCTGCGCCCCCGCGCCGCAATATCCGGGCTGGATGATCGCGCGGCAGGGCGAATATCGCAACGGCGCCTTTGCGGGCGCGCCGCCCAGCAAAGACGACTGA
- a CDS encoding nicotinate-nucleotide adenylyltransferase: MRTGLLGGSFNPAHGGHRRITLFAMDALGLDEAWWLVSPRNPLKAAKGMAPLSARVSSARKQARRAPVRVTAIEQQLGTRYTADTLRQLARRYPKRQFVWLMGSDNLAQFHLWRDWRLIARTMPIAVIARPGYDADAMTSPAMAWLRRYRVPAARLRKRGRWSAPALVFLRFDPDPRSATARRKAWPDWAAAYAAATPRDAVTHRPIKHDSMADIREGIGV, from the coding sequence ATGCGAACGGGACTATTGGGGGGCAGCTTCAACCCTGCCCATGGCGGGCACCGCCGGATAACATTATTCGCCATGGATGCGCTGGGCCTGGACGAGGCGTGGTGGCTCGTCTCTCCCCGCAATCCGCTGAAAGCCGCGAAGGGCATGGCGCCGCTGTCCGCGCGCGTTTCCTCGGCCCGCAAACAGGCGCGGCGCGCGCCGGTCCGCGTGACCGCGATCGAACAGCAACTGGGTACACGCTATACCGCCGATACGTTGCGGCAACTGGCGCGGCGCTATCCCAAACGGCAATTCGTGTGGCTGATGGGCAGCGACAATCTGGCGCAATTCCACCTGTGGCGCGACTGGCGGTTGATAGCGCGGACCATGCCGATTGCGGTCATCGCCCGCCCGGGTTATGATGCGGACGCCATGACGAGCCCCGCCATGGCCTGGCTCCGGCGCTACCGTGTACCGGCCGCCAGATTGCGTAAACGGGGAAGATGGAGCGCGCCGGCACTGGTGTTCCTGCGTTTCGATCCCGATCCGCGCTCGGCCACGGCCCGGCGCAAGGCATGGCCCGACTGGGCTGCCGCTTATGCTGCTGCAACGCCGCGCGACGCGGTGACGCACCGGCCCATAAAGCACGACAGCATGGCGGATATCCGGGAAGGAATCGGGGTTTGA
- the rsfS gene encoding ribosome silencing factor, with amino-acid sequence MPEKSGFVPTGDIAEFDAEPGSLHELVLKSLDDDQGQDIVSIPLAGKSSIADHMVIASGRSSRQVAAMAQKLGERAKQAGFGSVRIEGLPAADWVLIDAGDVIVHLFRPEVRSFYNLERMWGFGEGGNA; translated from the coding sequence ATGCCGGAAAAGTCCGGTTTCGTACCGACGGGTGACATTGCCGAATTCGACGCAGAACCCGGAAGTCTGCACGAACTCGTCCTTAAATCGCTGGACGACGATCAGGGACAGGACATCGTTTCGATCCCGCTCGCAGGCAAAAGCTCTATCGCAGACCACATGGTGATCGCCAGCGGCCGTTCCAGCCGTCAGGTCGCCGCCATGGCCCAGAAACTGGGCGAACGCGCCAAACAGGCAGGCTTCGGCTCGGTCCGGATCGAGGGGCTGCCCGCGGCGGACTGGGTGCTGATCGACGCAGGCGACGTGATCGTCCACCTGTTCCGTCCCGAAGTGCGCAGCTTCTACAACCTTGAAAGGATGTGGGGCTTTGGCGAGGGCGGCAACGCCTGA
- a CDS encoding 23S rRNA (pseudouridine(1915)-N(3))-methyltransferase RlmH: protein MRLHVIARGKIGRSPEAELVARYEKRIAWPFKLTELPDTGGTIPAPLSPAKDILLDERGRLMSSEDFAALLGRWRDDGMREARFLIGAADGHGDDARDKADLLLGFGAMTWPHLMVRAMLAEQLYRATTIIAGHPYHRSG, encoded by the coding sequence ATGCGGCTCCATGTCATCGCTCGCGGCAAGATCGGCCGCTCGCCCGAGGCGGAGCTGGTTGCGCGCTATGAAAAGCGCATCGCCTGGCCGTTCAAGCTGACCGAACTGCCCGACACGGGGGGCACGATCCCTGCCCCGCTTTCCCCTGCCAAAGATATATTGCTCGACGAACGCGGCAGGCTGATGTCGTCCGAGGATTTCGCCGCCCTGCTGGGCCGCTGGCGCGATGACGGCATGCGCGAGGCCCGCTTTCTGATCGGCGCAGCCGACGGCCACGGGGACGATGCACGGGACAAGGCCGATCTGCTGCTGGGTTTCGGCGCAATGACATGGCCGCATCTGATGGTCCGCGCGATGCTGGCCGAACAGCTTTACCGCGCGACGACGATCATCGCGGGCCACCCCTATCACCGGTCGGGCTAG